The following is a genomic window from Flavobacterium sp..
ATACAATAATATAGTTGCTAAAAAGAATAATGTTATGTAAAAAGAAGACTTTAAAGCAAATTTATATGATTTTTTAAATTTTAATTGCATTAAAATTCGATTTTATATCCCACTCCTTTGATGGTTTTAAAGAAATCATCGCCTATTTTTTCTCTAAGTTTTCTGATATGGACATCAATTGTTCTTCCACCTACAACCACTTCATTACCCCAAACTTTATCTAATATTTCTTCTCTTGTAAAAACTTTTCCAGGTTTAGTAGCTAAAAGATAAAACAATTCAAACTCTTTACGAGGTAGAATAATTTCTACACCATCCTTGATGATTTTATATTCTTCGCGATTAATTTCAATATTTCCAACATTTAATGTCGTACTAGAAGAAACACCTTCTATTCCTTTTAAACGTCTTAACAAAGCTTGTACTTTACTTACTAATACTTTTGGCTTAATAGGTTTTGTAATATAATCATCGGCACCAGCATCAAAACCTGCTACTTGGGAATAATCTTCAGAACGAGCGGTTAAAAAAGTAATAATGGTATCTTGAAGTTCTGGAATTTTTCTGATGTTTTCACAAGCTTCCATTCCATCCATTTCGGGCATCATCACATCCATAATAATTAACTGTGGAAGCTCTTTTTTTGCTTTCGTAATAGCCTCTTTACCATTTGAAGCTGTAACAATTTGATAGCCTTCTTGAGAAAGATTATACCCTACAATTTCCAAGATATCTTGCTCATCATCAACCAATAAGATCTTAATGTCTTTTTTTTTCATTACAAAAAATGTTATGTTTTGTTCTGTAAAGGTAAAGATAAATAAAAATGTTTTAAGTGGTTTACAATTATTTAATCTGTTAACAATTACATAACGCATTAGCAACTAATTCATAACAAGCAGTTAACTTTATTATAACAATTCAGCGGTTCCTTTGCAAAAAATTTAACAACACAACATGAAACTACGTTTTTTATTATTGTCATTATTCTTTGCAACAACAATTTTTGCACAAAATGGAACTGTAACAGGAACTATTTTAGACAAAGAATTTAACAACGAACCTTTACCTTTTGCTAATATAGTAATCAAAGGAACAAAACAAGGTGCATCTACAGATGAAAACGGCAAATACTCTATTTCATTAAAGCCAGGAAACTACACCTTAGTAATTGGTTATTTAGGGTATGAAACTAAAGAAATACCTTTTACTTTAAAAGCAAATGAGAAAAAAGTAATTAATCATACCCTTGAAGCAAGTGGAGTACAATTACAAGATATTGAAATTATCCAAGTAGTTTCTAAAGAAAAGGAAAGTGCTTTATTGCAAGAACAACTTAAAGCAGTTGAAATCAAACAAAGTATTGGTGCACAAGAAATGTCAAGAAAAGGAATCAGCAACGTAGAAACTGGATTAACGAAAGTGACTGGGATTACGAAAGTTGAATCAAGAGGTTTATTCATTAGAGGTTTAGAGGATCGTTACAATAATTTATTGATTAATAATTTAGCCGTACCATCTAATAGCCCGTTCAAAAAAATCATCCCTTTAGATTTATTCCCAACAGATATTGTAGGTTATATGGATATTTTCAAAACATTTAATCCAAATGTTTACGGGGATTTTGCTGGAGCAACTATTGATATTAACACAACTCAACCAACTGAAAGTTTTACAAAAATTAGCTATGGTGTTGGATATGTTTCCAATAACAATATGCGCGATTTTCTAATTTCTCCAGACGCTGATAATACAAAAAGTTTCTTTGGATTTGGTGGACAAGAAAGAGTATTACCTTCAGGATTTGGTTCAACTCCAAACGGACAAATCAATAATGATTTTCAATCAACTTGGAATGTAACTAAAATAACATCTCCATTAAATACTAGTTTTGGAGTTACTCATGCTAACAAATTTGACGTAGGTAAAAAACCATACAAAATGTACTACTTTATTTCAGCTAATTTTGATAACAAATATCAGTTTAGAGAAGGAACTCAAAGGACATTTCAAACAGGGCAAGGAATCTACGACAATAACTTCAAAACAGCTCAATACAAATTTGGAACTCAAGCATCTGCTTTGTTTTCATTAAACTTCAAATCAGACAGATTAAAAGTAACAACTAACTCATTGTTTATAAAAGCAACTGAAAACCAAATTCAAGATCAATTAGGTTACACTAGAAACAATGTTCAAAACCCAAATGAAATTATTCGTTTAAACCAATATGATGAATCAAACTATTTTACAAATCAAATTCAATCTGAATATAAGATTTCTAAAAGCGGAAAACACTTACTTAAGGGAGGTTTATCATATACTAGAACAAAATTCACACAACCAGATAGAAAATTTATCAACGGAACAAAAATTAACGAAGATGATATTGAAGTACGTTTTGGAAGTAACAATTTAATTCGCCAGTTTCTTGATGTAGAAAATAATTTTCACATGTCAGGTTTAATGGAATACAATTATAAATTTGGCAAAAACGAAGACAAGCAAAACAAAATTGCATTAGGGTATAATGGTTATGCAGAATATATGAAAACATCATATAGATTTATTGCTGGATTACCAAATAACGCTAATTTACCTGCTAGTATTGTAAACTTAAACAATATTGATTCATTTATTCAAACTTCTATAGCAAATAACGATATTTCATTTAGAGAAGAAACTGGAGGTGAATACAAAACAAAAATATTTAGTAGAGTAGATGGTTTTTACGGAAACGTAATTTATAACCTTACTCCTAAATTAGAGTTAAACGCAGGTGTAAGGGTTGAAAACACTATCAGAGATTTAAAATATAGAACTATTAGTGACCCTATTGGATCTGTTTACAGAAAGATTGAGACTAATGAAATGGATATTTTACCATCTTTTAATTTAAAGTATGCTGCAAGTGAAAACAAGAACATTCGTTTTGCTGCTAGTAGAACTATCACAAGACCAGTTTTATTTGAATCGTTACCAATTACTTACATCAATGCAGATGGTACATCTGAAAAAGGTAATGCATTACTTGTAAACAGTACTAACAATAATGTTGATTTAAAATTTGAAATTTTCCCAACAAAAGACGAATTATTTGCCGTTACTGCATTTGGAAAATATATTGAAAATCCTATTGAGCGTTCATTTGATAACTTCGGTGGAGGAAGTGGGCAACAAGTATCTTATTACAACAATAAATCAGCAACATTATTTGGATTAGAATTTGAAACCTTAATTCAGTTAAGCAGATTAAATGATAATTTAAAAGGAGCCTCGCTTGGTTTTAATACTTCAATTATGCATACAGAAGCAACCGCAGAAAAAGATCGTACAAGTCAAAATGGAACATATTTCGATACATTTGAAAAACGTCAATTACAAGGTGCATCAAATTGGTTAGTAAATGCTGACATTAAATATGAATTTAAATTTAGCGAAAAATGGACTAACACTGCCACTTTTGTATACGGAGTATATGGTGAAAGAATTTACGCTGTAGGTATTGCTGGATTAGATCATGTTTACGAAAAACCTTTCCATAAACTAGACTTTATTTGGAGTCAGAACATTAATAAAGCTTGGGATGTGAAATTATCGATTGATAACATTTTGAATCCAAGTTATGAAAGGGTAATGGGAGATGAAAGTCAAATACCTGTTACAGAAAGTTCATTAACCGTTCAAAGTTTTAAACGAGGAACTGGATTTTCTCTTGGAGCGTCCTATAAATTCTAATAAAAAGAGCAGCTTAAGCTGCTCTTTTTATTTACATTAAATAAACATTTCGTTTACTTTTTTCTGATGTTATAATAATTATTAAATAACACAGTAAAAACATTAAGTAAATAATGCTAATATATATTTGTACCAAATATTATAAACAACAAAAACTATATTAAAATGAAAAAAATTTTATTAAGCTTATCTATTTTAGCTACGATTTTTACTAGTTGTTCAACTGATGACAACGAAGGAACAATTCAACCAGTTGAAGGTGAACTTACAGGTTCTGCAACAACTAACAGAACTCTTGCATTTGGAAACTACACTTTAAACGGAATATACACAATTGAAAGTGGTGTAACTGTAACTTTCGATGCTGGTTCTACTGTAACTGCAAATAGCGCTAACGGTGTTGATGCTATCTTAGTTAAAAACGGTGGTAAATTAATCATGAATGGTACAGCTTCTCAACCAATTGTTTTAACTGAAGCTACTGCAACTCCAGGTTCATGGGGAGGAATTATAATGTATGGTGATGCTCCAATTAACGGTGCAGGTGCTACTACAACAAAAACATCTGAAGATGGATTAAACTTAACTTATGGTGGTACTAATGCTACTCACAATGGTGGTACATTACGTTACGTAAGAGTTGAATATGCTGGTAAAAAAATTACTGATGGAACAAGTGAAATGAATGGATTCTCTTTTTATTCAGTTGGTTCAGGAACAATTTTACAAAACTTAGTTTCTTACAAAGGAGCTGACGACGGATTTGAATTTTACGGTGGAACTGTAAGTGCTACTAACTTAATTTCTTACGGAAACTATGACGATTCATTTGACTGGCAAGATGGTTGGAAAGGTCAAAACAACTCTAACTGGTACGCATATCAAACAGGAACAGGAAACTTTGGAATGGAAATCGAAGCTTCTAATAATGACAACGCTTTTTATCCAGTAATTGCTAATATTACATTAAAAAGAGCTACAGGAACAAATACAGAAGGCGGGTCATCTGCTGCAGAATATGATGCTATCCAATTCAAAAAACACGGAAATGGTGATTTTACAAATATTGTAATTTCAGGTTATACAACTTCTGGAGCAACTGCTGTAAGAATTCAAGATGCTAATACTAATACATTCCAAGTAAACGCAAACAAAATTAAATTAACAACTGTTAAAATTAATGATGGTACATCAGAATATGCTGGTGCAGGATCAGTAAGTGTTACATTCCCATCTGGACAATTCACTACAAGTAATGCTGCAACAGGTGCATCAATTACAAATGGTGCTTGGTCAACTGTAGGTGGTGTTAGTTTATTACAATAATATCTATCTCTAAATCTCTAAATCCCTCCTAGTGAGGGATTTTTATTTTTACTTCAAATACAAATAATGATTACTATAATCAATAATTGCTTTAGTTTTTAGTAAAATATCAGCCCCAATAATACCATCAACTGGTTTGGTATGATAATGACGAAGTGCATCATTCACATGACTCATGTCAAAAATAATTAGGTGGAATTTTTTATTTTTCCATCTTCCCAATTGAATTTCGTTGTTTTTTGCTAATTGGGTTTCAATTCCAGTAGCACCAGCGCCAGCGGCTTTAGTTTCTGAAAATTCCGCATCTAATTTGAACTGTACAATACTTTCAAATCCTACACAACTATTGCTTGCACCCGTATCTAAAATGAAGTTCCCTTTAACGCCATTTATCTTTCCTTTTATTAATAAATGTTGGGTTTTTAGCACCTTAAATCTTATCTTTTTATATTTTTTTCCTTTTAAAAAATCTTGTAAATCTTTCATAATTCAAATGTAAAAATTTTAGTTTTAATACTTAATACATCTATCTTAATACTTTTATAACTTTGCACCACAATTCAATACTTTAAAACTCGTAACCTTGAACCCGAAACTAATTTTAACCGATACACACACCCACTTATATTCAGAAGAATTTGATGAAGATAGAAATGAAATGATGCAAAGAGCTATCAATGCAGGAGTTTCAAGAATGTTTGTACCCTCAATAGATTCTAATTATACTCAAAAAATGTATGAATTAGAAGAGCAATATCCTGAAAATGTATTTCTAATGATGGGATTACATCCAACGTATGTAAAGGAGAATTATTTGGAAGAATTGACACATGTGGAAAAAGAACTGTCTTCTAGAAAATTTTATGCTGTGGGCGAAATCGGAATTGACTTATTTTGGGACAAAACTTTCTTAAAAGAGCAACAACATGCTTTTCAATATCAAATTCAATTAGCAAAAAAGTACAAATTAGGAATCAATATTCATTGCCGCGATGCTTTTGACGAAGTTTTCGAAGTTTTAGAAAGTGAAAAAGCATCGGATTTATTTGGAATTTTTCATTGTTTTACGGGTGATTTGGGTCAAGCCCAAAGAGCGATTTCGTTAGGAATGAAATTAGGAATTGGAGGAGTAGCCACGTTCAAAAACGGAAAAATAGACCAATTTTTAAATGAAATTGAGTTAAAACACATTGTTTTAGAAACAGATTCGCCTTATTTGGCTCCCGTTCCGTATAGAGGAAAACGAAATGAAAGTAGTTATACCGTTTTAGTAGCGCAAAAGTTGTCAGAAATTTATCAATTACCAATAAAAGAAATAGGAGAAATCACTACGCAAAATTCAAAACAAATTTTTGGAATTTAATCTAAAATAAAGCTTCAATTCATAAAATTTTTGTTCTTTTGTGAATTGTTTTAAATTAACTATGACAAAGTTCGATGCTATTCGCCCTTTTTATGATTCTGAAGTAAACAAAGCTATAAAGTCTTTGTTGCATCATCCTATGATGAAGGCTATGATGGATTTTACTTTTCCTGAAATGGAAGATGAAGTTTGGAAAGAGCAATTGATCAGAACCCATTCCATTAGGGATTTTCAAGTTAATTTTGTTTATCAATCCATTCAAAGAGTTTTAGAAAGAAGTTCGGAAGGCTTGACCACTTCTGGTTTTGAAAAATTAGAACCTAATACTTCCTATTTATTTATTTCTAACCACCGTGATATCATTTTAGATACGTCGTTATTAAATGTTTCATTAATAGATCATGGATTGGTAATGACGGCTTCAGCTATTGGAGATAATTTGGTTCAAAAAGACTTTCTATTAAAATTATCGAAATTAAACCGAAACTTTTTAGTTCAAAGAGGATTATCGCCAAGAGAATTATTACAAAGTTCTAAGTTAATGTCTGAATACATGTATCATTTATTGTCTAAAGAAAACCGTTCGGTTTGGATTGCCCAACGCGAAGGAAGAACAAAAGACGGAAATGATGCCACACACCAAGGGGTGCTAAAAATGATTGCCATGGCATCTGATGAAGCGAAATCTATGAATTTTTTCAAAAAACTTAAAATTGTTCCTGTTTCAATTTCATATGAATATGATCCTACTGATGCATTAAAAATGCCACATTTATTAGCACTTTCTAAAGACGAAGTGTATATAAAAGAAAAAAATGAAGATTTTATAACTTTATTAAGTGGGATTATTGGGCAAAAAAAACGTATTCATATTCACGTTGGAGATGTTTTAGAAAACGAATACGAAAAAATTATTGCTGAAAACGATAACAATAACAAGCAAATTCAAGCCTTGGCTCAAGTAATTGATGATTCTATACTTCAGAGTTATAAATTGTGGCCAACGAATTTCATCGCTTACGATATTTTATATAAAACAACCCGATTTTCTAATTTGTACGACGAAAAAGAACGTCAATTATTTGAAAGAAGATTAGAAATGCGAATTGATGCTGACAATGAAACGATGAGAGAAGGTTTCTTGGCAATGTATGCAAATCCGGTTGTGAATAAATTGAATTACACTAATGAAATCGCATAAGCCAAACATACTCTTAATTTATACTGGCGGTACCATTGGAATGGTAAAAGATTTTGAAACGGGAGCCTTAATAGCTTTTGATTTTAATGAGTTGTTAAGTAGAATTCCAGAACTTCACTTGTTAGATTGTCAAATTGAAACTTATTCTTTTGAAGTGCCTATTGATTCATCGAACATGAATATTTCCAGTTGGCAAAAAATGGCTAAAATTATTGAGGAAAATTATTCTCAATTTGATGGTTTTGTGGTTTTGCACGGTTCAGATACAATGTCTTACAGCGCATCTGCACTGAGTTTTATGTTGGAAAATTTATCAAAGCCAGTAATTTTTACAGGTTCGCAATTGCCAATTGGCGATTTAAGAACCGATGCCAAAGAAAACTTAATTACGGCAATTCAGGTAGCCTCGCTTCAAGAAAAAAACAAACCAGTTATTCAAGAAGTATGTTTGTATTTTGAATATAAATTATACCGAGGTAATAGAACTACAAAAATAAGTGCCGAACATTTTAATGCTTTTACCTCTCCAAATTTTCCAGAATTAGCAGAATCTGGGGTACATTTAAAAGTAAATAATGAAATTGGCTTAAAGCAAAAAAGAAGTAAAAAGTTAAAAGTTCATACCAATTTTGATGATAATGTGGCAATTTTAAAAATTTTTCCTGGGATTAATCAAAATGTATTAACTGCATTTTTTGCTATACCAAATTTAAAAGGAATAGTTTTAGAGACCTATGGCTCTGGAAATGCACCTACCGAAAAATGGTTTGTTAAAGCATTGGAAGAGGCTATTCATAATAATATACATGTAATTAATGTAACTCAATGTAGTGGAGGAAGTGTTTCAATGGGTAATTATGAGACTAGTACACAATTAAAAAGTATTGGTGTAATCTCTGGAAAA
Proteins encoded in this region:
- a CDS encoding asparaginase, which produces MKSHKPNILLIYTGGTIGMVKDFETGALIAFDFNELLSRIPELHLLDCQIETYSFEVPIDSSNMNISSWQKMAKIIEENYSQFDGFVVLHGSDTMSYSASALSFMLENLSKPVIFTGSQLPIGDLRTDAKENLITAIQVASLQEKNKPVIQEVCLYFEYKLYRGNRTTKISAEHFNAFTSPNFPELAESGVHLKVNNEIGLKQKRSKKLKVHTNFDDNVAILKIFPGINQNVLTAFFAIPNLKGIVLETYGSGNAPTEKWFVKALEEAIHNNIHVINVTQCSGGSVSMGNYETSTQLKSIGVISGKDITTEAAITKLMYLLGQKKSKDGFKTLFETAIRGEML
- a CDS encoding response regulator transcription factor gives rise to the protein MKKKDIKILLVDDEQDILEIVGYNLSQEGYQIVTASNGKEAITKAKKELPQLIIMDVMMPEMDGMEACENIRKIPELQDTIITFLTARSEDYSQVAGFDAGADDYITKPIKPKVLVSKVQALLRRLKGIEGVSSSTTLNVGNIEINREEYKIIKDGVEIILPRKEFELFYLLATKPGKVFTREEILDKVWGNEVVVGGRTIDVHIRKLREKIGDDFFKTIKGVGYKIEF
- a CDS encoding TatD family hydrolase, giving the protein MNPKLILTDTHTHLYSEEFDEDRNEMMQRAINAGVSRMFVPSIDSNYTQKMYELEEQYPENVFLMMGLHPTYVKENYLEELTHVEKELSSRKFYAVGEIGIDLFWDKTFLKEQQHAFQYQIQLAKKYKLGINIHCRDAFDEVFEVLESEKASDLFGIFHCFTGDLGQAQRAISLGMKLGIGGVATFKNGKIDQFLNEIELKHIVLETDSPYLAPVPYRGKRNESSYTVLVAQKLSEIYQLPIKEIGEITTQNSKQIFGI
- a CDS encoding retropepsin-like aspartic protease; this translates as MKDLQDFLKGKKYKKIRFKVLKTQHLLIKGKINGVKGNFILDTGASNSCVGFESIVQFKLDAEFSETKAAGAGATGIETQLAKNNEIQLGRWKNKKFHLIIFDMSHVNDALRHYHTKPVDGIIGADILLKTKAIIDYSNHYLYLK
- a CDS encoding TonB-dependent receptor — translated: MKLRFLLLSLFFATTIFAQNGTVTGTILDKEFNNEPLPFANIVIKGTKQGASTDENGKYSISLKPGNYTLVIGYLGYETKEIPFTLKANEKKVINHTLEASGVQLQDIEIIQVVSKEKESALLQEQLKAVEIKQSIGAQEMSRKGISNVETGLTKVTGITKVESRGLFIRGLEDRYNNLLINNLAVPSNSPFKKIIPLDLFPTDIVGYMDIFKTFNPNVYGDFAGATIDINTTQPTESFTKISYGVGYVSNNNMRDFLISPDADNTKSFFGFGGQERVLPSGFGSTPNGQINNDFQSTWNVTKITSPLNTSFGVTHANKFDVGKKPYKMYYFISANFDNKYQFREGTQRTFQTGQGIYDNNFKTAQYKFGTQASALFSLNFKSDRLKVTTNSLFIKATENQIQDQLGYTRNNVQNPNEIIRLNQYDESNYFTNQIQSEYKISKSGKHLLKGGLSYTRTKFTQPDRKFINGTKINEDDIEVRFGSNNLIRQFLDVENNFHMSGLMEYNYKFGKNEDKQNKIALGYNGYAEYMKTSYRFIAGLPNNANLPASIVNLNNIDSFIQTSIANNDISFREETGGEYKTKIFSRVDGFYGNVIYNLTPKLELNAGVRVENTIRDLKYRTISDPIGSVYRKIETNEMDILPSFNLKYAASENKNIRFAASRTITRPVLFESLPITYINADGTSEKGNALLVNSTNNNVDLKFEIFPTKDELFAVTAFGKYIENPIERSFDNFGGGSGQQVSYYNNKSATLFGLEFETLIQLSRLNDNLKGASLGFNTSIMHTEATAEKDRTSQNGTYFDTFEKRQLQGASNWLVNADIKYEFKFSEKWTNTATFVYGVYGERIYAVGIAGLDHVYEKPFHKLDFIWSQNINKAWDVKLSIDNILNPSYERVMGDESQIPVTESSLTVQSFKRGTGFSLGASYKF
- a CDS encoding 1-acyl-sn-glycerol-3-phosphate acyltransferase; translated protein: MTKFDAIRPFYDSEVNKAIKSLLHHPMMKAMMDFTFPEMEDEVWKEQLIRTHSIRDFQVNFVYQSIQRVLERSSEGLTTSGFEKLEPNTSYLFISNHRDIILDTSLLNVSLIDHGLVMTASAIGDNLVQKDFLLKLSKLNRNFLVQRGLSPRELLQSSKLMSEYMYHLLSKENRSVWIAQREGRTKDGNDATHQGVLKMIAMASDEAKSMNFFKKLKIVPVSISYEYDPTDALKMPHLLALSKDEVYIKEKNEDFITLLSGIIGQKKRIHIHVGDVLENEYEKIIAENDNNNKQIQALAQVIDDSILQSYKLWPTNFIAYDILYKTTRFSNLYDEKERQLFERRLEMRIDADNETMREGFLAMYANPVVNKLNYTNEIA